From the Desulfovibrio sp. JY genome, one window contains:
- a CDS encoding glycosyltransferase has translation MPQVEVFPREKPDRRFLPDIPTKSASRRSSDTRYFSEGKVDVYSSNGKYRYCSGRIINLSESGMLIEPDRKLRVGDKVVLRFFLAAGTMPEGYESFVKLPARVVRLDASLGGAAFTFEKNLTEYLRRRRWRYFEAASLLGIMLTLVGVWFIKKESIFYFWFDVPIFLYGLCALFYLLSRFFFAALYRPYPVDPQFTPSVTIVIPCFNEEEWIEKTVRGCLNQQYPEDRLQLIVVDDGSSDGTLAVLKEVRDKIYDEVGERFTIHAFPKNRGKRHAMAAGARMATGDMVVFVDSDSFLQPLSILNVVQPLKNPKVGASTGRCEVENKWTNLLTKMQAVRYFVGFRIFKAAESIFDTVTCLSGPLACYRRDVLMRYLDAWEHQTYLGQPATFGDDRSLTNFVLTSHYAVYQHSAVTHTIVPSTYHTFYTQQMRWKRSWLRESLKASLFMWRKEPFMAISFYLGLLLPVLAPFVVLRAFIFVPAAYGVWPITYIAGVFFMSMLMCTSYLFLKRSNLWLYGVPFCFFYLTVLLWQILWALLTFWQSNWGTRPSSHDTHDAGEMS, from the coding sequence ATGCCGCAAGTGGAAGTGTTTCCTCGAGAAAAACCCGACAGGCGCTTTCTGCCGGATATTCCCACCAAAAGCGCTTCCCGAAGAAGTTCCGACACCCGCTATTTCTCCGAGGGAAAGGTCGACGTCTACTCCAGCAACGGCAAGTACCGCTATTGCTCGGGCCGCATCATCAACCTGTCCGAAAGCGGCATGCTCATCGAGCCCGACCGCAAGCTGCGCGTGGGCGACAAGGTGGTGCTGCGCTTCTTCCTGGCCGCCGGGACCATGCCCGAAGGCTACGAGTCCTTCGTCAAGCTGCCGGCCCGGGTGGTGCGTCTCGACGCTTCCCTGGGAGGCGCGGCCTTCACCTTCGAAAAAAACCTCACCGAATACCTGCGCCGCCGCCGCTGGCGCTACTTCGAAGCGGCCTCGCTGCTCGGCATTATGCTCACCCTTGTCGGGGTGTGGTTCATCAAAAAGGAAAGCATCTTCTACTTCTGGTTCGACGTGCCGATCTTTCTCTACGGCCTGTGCGCGCTTTTCTACCTGCTCTCGCGGTTTTTCTTCGCCGCCCTGTACCGGCCCTACCCCGTGGACCCGCAGTTCACCCCCTCGGTCACCATCGTCATTCCCTGCTTCAACGAGGAGGAATGGATCGAAAAGACCGTGCGCGGCTGCCTCAACCAGCAGTATCCCGAGGACCGTTTGCAGTTGATCGTGGTCGACGACGGCAGTTCGGATGGCACCCTGGCCGTGCTCAAAGAGGTCCGGGACAAGATCTACGACGAGGTCGGCGAACGCTTCACCATCCACGCCTTCCCCAAAAACCGGGGCAAGCGCCACGCCATGGCCGCCGGCGCGCGCATGGCCACCGGCGACATGGTGGTCTTCGTCGACTCCGACAGCTTCCTGCAGCCCCTGTCCATCTTAAACGTGGTCCAGCCCCTCAAGAACCCCAAAGTGGGGGCATCCACCGGCCGCTGCGAAGTGGAAAACAAGTGGACCAACCTGCTGACCAAGATGCAGGCCGTGCGCTACTTCGTGGGCTTTCGCATCTTCAAGGCCGCCGAAAGCATCTTCGACACCGTCACCTGCCTGTCCGGCCCCCTGGCCTGCTACCGGCGCGACGTGCTCATGCGCTACCTCGACGCCTGGGAGCACCAGACCTACCTGGGCCAGCCGGCCACCTTCGGCGACGACCGCAGCCTCACCAATTTCGTGCTGACCAGCCATTACGCCGTCTACCAGCACTCGGCCGTGACCCACACCATCGTGCCTTCCACCTACCACACGTTTTACACCCAGCAGATGCGCTGGAAACGCTCCTGGCTGCGCGAGAGCCTCAAGGCGAGCCTGTTCATGTGGCGCAAGGAACCTTTCATGGCCATCTCCTTCTACCTGGGCCTGCTGTTGCCGGTGTTGGCCCCGTTCGTGGTGCTGCGGGCCTTCATCTTCGTGCCCGCCGCCTACGGCGTGTGGCCCATCACCTACATCGCGGGCGTTTTTTTCATGAGCATGCTCATGTGCACCTCGTACCTTTTTCTCAAGCGCTCGAACCTGTGGCTCTACGGCGTGCCGTTCTGCTTTTTCTACCTCACGGTGCTGTTGTGGCAGATCCTGTGGGCCCTGCTCACCTTCTGGCAATCCAACTGGGGCACCCGGCCTTCCTCCCATGACACCCATGACGCGGGGGAGATGTCATGA
- the upp gene encoding uracil phosphoribosyltransferase: MPVTIVDHPLVRHKLGLLRENGISTKDFRELAGEIARLLTYEATKSLPTEKVTINGWAGPVEVDRIAGKKITVVPVLRAGVGMMDGVLDMIPGAKVSVVGMYRNEDTLEPVRYYVKLAKKIHKRRAMILDPMLATGGTLIATINLLKEAGCRSILGLFLVCAPEGLAKLEREHPDVAVYTAAIDERLNEHGYILPGLGDAGDKIFGTK, encoded by the coding sequence ATGCCCGTCACCATCGTCGATCATCCCCTGGTGCGCCACAAACTTGGCCTGTTGCGTGAAAACGGCATCAGCACCAAGGATTTCCGCGAACTGGCCGGAGAAATCGCCCGGCTTCTCACCTACGAAGCCACCAAGTCCCTGCCCACGGAAAAAGTCACCATCAACGGCTGGGCCGGCCCGGTCGAGGTGGACCGCATCGCCGGCAAGAAAATCACCGTGGTGCCCGTGCTGCGGGCCGGCGTCGGCATGATGGACGGCGTGCTCGACATGATCCCCGGCGCCAAGGTCAGCGTGGTCGGCATGTACCGCAACGAGGACACCCTGGAACCCGTGCGCTACTACGTCAAACTGGCCAAGAAGATCCACAAGCGCCGGGCCATGATCCTCGACCCCATGCTGGCCACCGGCGGCACGCTCATCGCCACCATCAACCTGCTCAAGGAAGCCGGCTGCCGCAGCATCCTGGGGCTGTTTCTGGTCTGCGCCCCGGAAGGCCTGGCCAAGCTCGAACGTGAACACCCGGACGTGGCCGTCTACACCGCCGCCATCGACGAGCGCTTAAACGAGCACGGCTACATCCTGCCCGGCCTCGGCGACGCCGGGGACAAGATTTTCGGCACCAAATAG
- a CDS encoding polysaccharide deacetylase family protein, producing MRPRITAALGGFFLIASILLAACPPQVAAQGLTSATKGVPLPGKGPRAYLAIVIDDLPNLALWSKLASDSDAYGIKTTLAVNTAKATADDYAVMAKHVANGHEIANHTRDHVPVAPGDVIRLRYYNPAAKSAYAAVDPAAAKLRIFVNNKPEPVAEYDLSENGPTPNLKKLVEALNNTRGVTAELGDTYYANIHAAFLSKNDKMDIFFKNGLVPLYVDIPQNARYEMENGKKDIEAGLPGYSCTSMVYPFLVTDAVSRKITGELGLNIGRVGPAGNVALGSPDGYNLYRVFAEKPRDLFGTNPASPEFKAKLEAFLKKLDEVGGVGCLYSHGPGEFTNEQWEALLPMLAKHKEIAFVTLRDLAKYVTTTATLKDGRYYLK from the coding sequence ATGCGCCCGCGCATTACCGCCGCCCTTGGCGGCTTTTTCCTTATAGCGTCCATCCTGTTGGCCGCCTGCCCGCCCCAGGTCGCCGCCCAGGGCCTCACCAGCGCCACCAAGGGAGTGCCCCTGCCCGGCAAGGGCCCCCGGGCCTACCTCGCCATCGTCATCGACGACCTGCCCAACCTGGCCCTCTGGTCGAAACTCGCCAGCGACAGCGACGCCTACGGCATCAAAACCACCCTGGCCGTCAATACCGCCAAGGCCACCGCCGACGACTACGCCGTCATGGCCAAACACGTGGCCAACGGCCACGAGATCGCCAACCACACCCGCGACCACGTGCCGGTGGCCCCCGGCGACGTCATCCGGCTGCGCTACTACAACCCCGCCGCCAAATCCGCCTATGCCGCCGTCGACCCGGCCGCCGCCAAGCTGCGCATCTTCGTCAACAACAAGCCCGAGCCCGTGGCCGAATACGACCTGTCCGAAAACGGCCCCACCCCCAACCTCAAAAAGCTCGTCGAGGCCCTCAACAATACCCGCGGCGTCACCGCCGAACTCGGCGACACCTACTACGCCAATATCCACGCCGCCTTCCTGTCCAAAAACGACAAGATGGACATCTTCTTCAAAAACGGCCTGGTGCCGCTCTACGTCGATATTCCCCAAAATGCCCGCTACGAGATGGAAAACGGGAAAAAAGACATCGAGGCCGGACTCCCCGGCTACAGCTGCACCTCCATGGTCTACCCCTTCCTGGTCACCGACGCCGTCTCCCGCAAGATCACCGGCGAACTGGGCTTGAACATCGGCCGCGTCGGCCCGGCCGGCAACGTCGCCCTCGGCTCCCCCGACGGCTACAACCTCTACCGCGTCTTCGCCGAAAAACCCCGCGACCTCTTCGGCACGAACCCCGCCAGCCCCGAATTCAAAGCCAAGCTCGAAGCCTTCCTCAAGAAACTCGACGAGGTGGGCGGCGTCGGCTGCCTCTACTCCCACGGCCCCGGCGAATTCACCAATGAACAATGGGAAGCCCTGCTGCCCATGCTGGCCAAACACAAGGAAATCGCCTTCGTCACCCTGCGCGACTTGGCCAAATACGTCACCACCACCGCAACGCTCAAAGACGGCAGGTACTATTTGAAATAG
- a CDS encoding uracil-xanthine permease family protein: protein MAPIRPGSDYNLRARDIPVGAQMLFVAFGALVLVPLLTGLNPNVALFCAGVGTLIYQVLTKGRIPIFLGSSFAFIAPIMFCVKTYGVSATMGALAAVGAVYAVVAVLIRLRGVGILSRLLPTIVTGPVIMVIGLILAPVGVYMAMGKTGDGAAALFPEPTAMTVSFFSLAVTVLVAIYGRGMIRLVPILCGIAAGYLLSLILGIVDFTPVINAPWFAVPHFVGPTFSLDAMVIVVPVAIAPIIEHFGGILAIGQVTGRNYLENPGVHRSLMGDGVATALAGFLGGPPLTTYAEVTGAVALTKIYNPALMTWAALTAICLAFVGKLGALLQTIPTPVMGGIMLLLFGTIMVVGLNSLVREGADLMEPRNMVIVALIIVLGMGKMTFSFGGMHLEGIGLAGVAGVLLNFALPHPKRREAPDRDSA, encoded by the coding sequence ATGGCCCCGATTCGGCCGGGTAGTGATTACAACTTGCGGGCGCGGGACATCCCCGTGGGCGCGCAGATGCTGTTCGTGGCCTTCGGCGCCCTGGTGCTGGTGCCGCTTCTGACCGGGCTCAACCCCAACGTGGCCCTTTTCTGCGCCGGCGTGGGCACGCTCATCTACCAGGTCCTGACCAAGGGCCGCATTCCCATCTTCCTGGGCTCTTCCTTCGCCTTTATCGCGCCCATCATGTTTTGCGTCAAAACCTACGGCGTGTCGGCGACCATGGGGGCGCTCGCCGCCGTGGGCGCGGTCTACGCCGTGGTGGCCGTACTCATCCGCCTGCGCGGCGTGGGCATCCTGTCGCGCCTTTTGCCGACCATCGTCACCGGCCCGGTCATCATGGTCATCGGGCTGATCCTGGCCCCGGTCGGCGTCTACATGGCCATGGGCAAGACCGGCGACGGCGCGGCGGCGCTCTTCCCCGAACCGACCGCTATGACCGTGTCCTTCTTCTCCCTGGCCGTCACCGTGCTCGTGGCCATCTACGGCCGGGGCATGATACGGCTGGTGCCGATCCTGTGCGGCATCGCCGCCGGCTACCTCCTCAGCCTCATCCTCGGCATCGTGGACTTCACCCCGGTCATAAACGCCCCCTGGTTCGCCGTGCCGCACTTCGTCGGCCCCACCTTCAGCCTCGACGCCATGGTCATCGTGGTGCCCGTGGCCATCGCCCCCATCATCGAACACTTCGGCGGCATCCTGGCCATCGGCCAGGTGACGGGCCGCAACTACCTGGAAAACCCGGGCGTGCACCGCTCGCTCATGGGCGACGGCGTGGCCACCGCCCTGGCCGGGTTTCTCGGCGGGCCGCCGCTGACCACCTACGCCGAGGTCACCGGGGCCGTGGCCCTGACCAAGATCTACAACCCGGCGCTCATGACCTGGGCCGCCCTGACCGCCATCTGCCTGGCCTTTGTCGGCAAGCTCGGGGCCCTGCTCCAGACCATCCCCACCCCGGTCATGGGCGGCATCATGCTACTGTTGTTCGGCACCATCATGGTGGTCGGCCTCAATTCCCTGGTGCGCGAGGGCGCCGATCTGATGGAGCCCCGCAACATGGTCATCGTGGCGCTCATCATCGTCCTCGGCATGGGCAAGATGACGTTTTCCTTCGGCGGCATGCACCTGGAAGGGATCGGCCTGGCCGGCGTCGCCGGCGTGCTGCTCAATTTCGCGCTGCCCCATCCCAAACGCCGGGAGGCTCCGGACCGCGACAGCGCCTAG
- a CDS encoding tetratricopeptide repeat protein, translated as MHIRFLLLLALLLSAPTLTLAADASVVTLLQQSQQAQARGQYDQALQLVEKALSQDPAYPPLWTQKASLQITRKDYAGAVDTLAVARKVEPDNVMANTLTLTALLRLDEQSGGKDPDLARYLAGVSEKTSGVLILDLLSRPNAKADLTRFLAAWKPTTNRDRQVARLAAGYAAGDATAMGELAAADDAGPRKDVLAALQFYAGKRMLGENNLALAQTLLEKALAGGYDEVAVTGELGWVFLDRGEPAKAADLWEKDWRNAPDVGRWASWIADARLTAKEYKKASEFLATSLQFDPKNPVLQGRYIMALRASDQADAAAAFEDKLRGEPDQDGLHFGLALTAWNKGDLAVASGEMRRIKNRRPFRGQFIDLADAMTATIGKTGDAEKTVKEVEALTEGLDTRASILRDVGWRLWAANRPDAALGIWKVSLKEGLPAGDPLLARVVPLLLESGKQGATMALLKTYAPEVSPLGLAWTLGAVNRWDLVGNVLQGQNYGPYGELLTALAALRNGQENLALEKLHALAVLPADGLGQSAVTGFNADGKLVRVAFSPQLAGKLYLRIGRALVDAQLGDGFFFLTPPAWAKNLPPKAMGAILADAGKVMWDVGRIAEAANFLEAALADDPEQNEARLYLALARKRQGRSDDADRLLAEAIAKASPFDREYALGEFAFLDGKEQEALGHFRKALTLAPNDDRMRLRVISLLAAGNNFTAAREYAAWYEARLAKGDRAVFGTAAVVRLEMGDPAGSESLYRDLLAREPKSSDYLAGLGRALNRQTRYQETVDALGKAYAASKSPVLGAIVCEALMGLGRYEDVVTEAALGLAAHPKDRELLRYAAEATEFTRDLPACEDYARRGLALDPDSLNLQNLLGRVLLDQEKFPEAKEQFEAMLAKNPDHLSSLRGLLSVYQLTGKEAEAYKVAKRLHAAAPDDAAANMKFAIAAAADHRFRPAYPTLEKLREFGPGSGVLCLYYSDVRDADAPGKVRLSQMAAHLRALAEQKGQFLSLAELAERPTGQAARDHKDTDTAPQVLLLVDRTDTAVLDKIDILLAEVGGKAVLVVGGESLVPATPYLPDAGEVARLVGTGRWSLALTDHNPPYVTGPGGYAVPLWSVAGAAKGVTDKAAMETRLTERLKALDPSGELLGQKQPVFFYPGGNAPDELLVADAAARGAYTSVVDQHFPRAFNLAPEGFWTPMANPRLTAAKAVSPRLDVAGLENYLNQADPMHQVSLELAKVYSWQEQLGQADNYFQEAKELKARPEELAYNHAVNAYYEHDDPVAVQLAEKAVDLSPDSERAATQLFRAKLRTRPRAEASVDTWWDSDNRRYWWYGLSGEVHPRDDFMVYVRAGRIEWSIDSYQRRGQLIKAVNNAYANGYLDPQDAYNVFNSRHTQYLNGEDLTLGARWFFRPEYWIEAQGQLTNTEDGPGTFPGGQVTLHGPIAPKGVKVDGIWELQGAHERIDTVEAIYAQIMANRLSLFTHTRLLDFWDLFVSGHAISRTDGNNTGSVDGRLLRRLFEYPMFSVGYAFQFANSDRNPIEYWAPLDLATHLAYASFGYSPTRWYNLNGSVGYGPSRDRDNDWRNIWRVNAGMDITMKERLKLSIKYSYFSTPTYNLNEAWASISYIF; from the coding sequence ATGCATATCCGGTTTCTCCTCCTCCTGGCGTTGCTTCTTTCCGCCCCGACCCTGACCCTGGCCGCCGACGCTTCGGTGGTGACCCTGCTGCAGCAATCCCAGCAGGCCCAGGCCCGTGGACAGTACGACCAGGCCTTGCAGCTCGTGGAAAAGGCCTTATCCCAGGACCCGGCCTATCCGCCCCTGTGGACCCAGAAAGCCTCGTTGCAGATCACCAGGAAGGACTATGCCGGGGCCGTCGACACCCTGGCCGTGGCGCGCAAGGTGGAGCCGGACAACGTCATGGCCAACACCCTGACGCTGACGGCGCTTCTGCGCCTGGACGAGCAGTCCGGGGGCAAGGACCCGGACCTGGCCCGCTACCTGGCCGGCGTCAGTGAAAAGACCAGCGGCGTGCTCATCCTCGACCTGCTCTCCAGGCCCAATGCCAAGGCCGACCTGACGCGCTTTCTCGCCGCCTGGAAACCGACCACGAACCGGGACAGGCAGGTGGCGCGCCTCGCCGCCGGCTACGCCGCCGGGGACGCGACGGCCATGGGCGAACTGGCTGCTGCCGACGATGCGGGGCCGCGCAAGGACGTTCTGGCCGCGCTCCAGTTTTACGCCGGCAAGCGGATGCTCGGGGAAAACAACCTCGCCCTGGCCCAGACCCTGCTCGAAAAGGCCCTGGCCGGCGGCTACGACGAGGTGGCCGTTACCGGCGAACTGGGCTGGGTGTTTCTCGACCGGGGCGAACCGGCCAAGGCCGCCGACCTGTGGGAGAAGGACTGGCGCAACGCCCCGGACGTGGGCCGGTGGGCCAGCTGGATCGCCGACGCCCGGCTGACGGCCAAGGAGTATAAGAAAGCCAGCGAGTTTCTGGCCACGAGCCTCCAGTTCGACCCCAAAAATCCCGTGCTCCAGGGCCGCTACATCATGGCCCTGCGCGCCTCGGACCAGGCGGATGCCGCCGCCGCCTTCGAGGACAAGCTGCGGGGCGAGCCCGACCAGGACGGACTCCATTTCGGCCTGGCCCTGACCGCCTGGAACAAGGGCGACCTCGCCGTGGCCTCCGGGGAGATGCGCCGCATCAAGAATCGCCGGCCCTTCCGCGGCCAGTTCATCGACCTGGCCGACGCCATGACCGCCACCATCGGCAAGACCGGCGACGCGGAAAAGACCGTCAAGGAAGTCGAGGCCTTAACCGAGGGACTCGACACCCGGGCCTCCATCCTGCGCGACGTGGGCTGGCGGCTGTGGGCCGCCAACCGCCCCGACGCGGCCCTCGGCATCTGGAAAGTCTCCCTGAAGGAAGGCCTGCCCGCCGGCGATCCGCTCCTGGCCCGGGTGGTGCCGCTGCTGCTCGAAAGCGGCAAGCAGGGCGCCACCATGGCGCTGCTTAAGACCTATGCGCCCGAGGTTTCGCCCCTGGGCCTGGCCTGGACGCTCGGCGCGGTCAACCGCTGGGATCTGGTCGGCAACGTGCTTCAGGGTCAAAACTACGGTCCGTACGGCGAATTGCTCACGGCGCTTGCCGCCCTGCGCAACGGCCAGGAGAACCTGGCCCTCGAAAAACTCCACGCCCTGGCCGTGCTGCCGGCGGACGGACTCGGCCAGTCCGCCGTGACCGGGTTCAATGCCGACGGCAAGCTCGTGCGCGTGGCGTTCTCCCCCCAGCTTGCCGGCAAGCTCTATCTGCGCATCGGCCGCGCCCTGGTCGACGCCCAACTCGGGGACGGCTTTTTCTTCCTGACGCCCCCGGCCTGGGCCAAAAACCTGCCGCCCAAAGCCATGGGCGCCATTCTGGCCGACGCCGGCAAGGTGATGTGGGACGTGGGCCGCATCGCGGAGGCCGCCAACTTCCTGGAAGCCGCCCTGGCCGACGATCCGGAGCAGAACGAGGCCCGGCTCTACCTGGCCCTGGCCCGCAAGCGCCAGGGGCGCTCCGACGACGCCGACCGTCTCCTGGCCGAGGCCATCGCCAAGGCCTCGCCCTTCGACCGGGAATACGCCCTGGGCGAATTCGCCTTCCTCGACGGCAAGGAACAGGAGGCCCTGGGCCATTTCCGCAAGGCCCTGACCCTGGCCCCGAACGACGACCGCATGCGCCTGCGCGTCATCTCCCTGCTCGCCGCCGGGAACAATTTCACCGCCGCCCGGGAGTATGCCGCCTGGTACGAGGCCAGACTGGCCAAGGGCGACCGCGCCGTCTTCGGCACGGCGGCCGTGGTGCGCCTGGAGATGGGCGATCCGGCCGGGTCCGAATCGCTGTATCGCGATCTGCTCGCCCGCGAGCCCAAGTCCTCGGACTATCTGGCCGGCCTCGGCCGGGCGCTCAACCGACAGACCCGCTACCAGGAAACCGTGGACGCCCTGGGCAAGGCCTACGCCGCCAGCAAGTCCCCGGTGCTCGGGGCCATCGTGTGCGAAGCGCTCATGGGCCTTGGCCGCTACGAGGATGTGGTGACCGAAGCGGCCCTCGGTCTTGCCGCCCATCCCAAGGACCGGGAGCTTTTACGCTATGCCGCCGAGGCCACGGAATTCACCCGGGACCTGCCGGCCTGCGAGGACTATGCCCGCCGCGGCCTGGCCCTCGACCCGGATTCCCTGAACCTGCAAAACCTGCTCGGCCGGGTGCTCCTCGACCAGGAAAAATTCCCCGAGGCCAAGGAACAGTTCGAGGCCATGCTGGCCAAGAATCCCGACCACCTCTCGTCGCTTCGCGGTCTTCTCAGCGTCTACCAGCTGACCGGCAAGGAAGCCGAGGCCTACAAGGTGGCCAAGCGGCTCCACGCCGCCGCGCCGGACGACGCCGCCGCCAACATGAAGTTCGCCATCGCCGCCGCCGCCGACCACCGCTTTCGCCCGGCCTATCCCACGCTGGAAAAGCTGCGCGAGTTCGGCCCGGGCAGCGGCGTGTTGTGTCTCTATTACAGCGACGTGCGCGACGCCGACGCGCCGGGCAAGGTGCGCCTGTCCCAGATGGCCGCGCATCTGCGCGCCCTGGCTGAACAAAAAGGGCAGTTCCTGAGCCTGGCGGAGCTGGCCGAGCGCCCGACGGGACAGGCCGCCCGCGACCACAAGGACACGGACACCGCGCCCCAGGTGCTCCTTCTCGTCGACCGCACCGACACGGCCGTGCTGGACAAGATCGACATCCTGCTGGCCGAGGTCGGCGGCAAGGCCGTACTCGTGGTCGGCGGCGAATCCCTGGTGCCCGCAACGCCCTATCTGCCGGACGCGGGCGAAGTGGCCCGGCTCGTCGGCACCGGCCGCTGGTCCCTGGCCCTGACCGACCACAATCCGCCCTATGTGACCGGTCCCGGCGGCTACGCCGTTCCGCTTTGGAGCGTGGCCGGCGCGGCCAAGGGCGTGACGGACAAGGCGGCCATGGAAACGCGGCTCACCGAACGCTTGAAGGCCCTGGACCCCAGCGGCGAACTTTTGGGGCAAAAGCAGCCCGTTTTCTTCTACCCCGGCGGCAACGCCCCGGACGAACTGCTCGTGGCCGACGCCGCCGCCCGGGGCGCCTACACCAGCGTGGTCGACCAGCACTTTCCCCGGGCCTTCAACCTCGCGCCCGAGGGTTTCTGGACGCCCATGGCCAATCCCCGGCTGACCGCCGCCAAGGCCGTCTCGCCGCGCCTCGACGTGGCCGGCCTCGAAAACTACCTCAACCAGGCCGACCCCATGCACCAGGTTTCCCTGGAGCTGGCCAAGGTCTATTCCTGGCAGGAACAGCTCGGCCAGGCCGACAACTATTTCCAGGAAGCCAAGGAACTCAAGGCCAGGCCCGAAGAGCTGGCCTACAATCATGCCGTCAACGCCTACTACGAGCACGACGACCCCGTGGCCGTGCAGCTGGCCGAAAAGGCCGTGGACCTAAGCCCCGATTCCGAGCGCGCCGCGACCCAGCTCTTTCGGGCCAAACTGCGCACCCGGCCGAGGGCCGAAGCGTCCGTGGATACCTGGTGGGACAGCGACAACCGACGCTACTGGTGGTATGGCTTAAGCGGCGAGGTGCATCCGCGCGACGACTTCATGGTGTACGTGCGCGCCGGCCGCATCGAATGGTCCATCGACAGCTACCAGCGCCGCGGGCAGCTGATCAAAGCCGTCAACAACGCCTATGCCAACGGCTATCTCGATCCCCAGGACGCCTACAACGTCTTCAATTCGAGGCATACCCAGTACCTAAACGGCGAGGACCTCACCCTGGGCGCGCGCTGGTTCTTCCGACCCGAATACTGGATCGAAGCCCAGGGCCAGCTCACGAACACCGAGGACGGCCCCGGCACGTTCCCGGGCGGCCAGGTCACCCTCCACGGCCCCATCGCGCCCAAGGGCGTCAAGGTCGACGGCATCTGGGAACTGCAAGGCGCCCATGAGCGCATCGACACCGTGGAGGCCATCTACGCCCAGATCATGGCCAACCGCCTAAGCCTCTTCACCCACACCCGCCTCCTCGACTTCTGGGACCTCTTCGTCAGCGGCCACGCCATCTCCCGCACCGACGGCAACAACACCGGGTCCGTGGACGGCCGCCTGTTGCGCCGCCTGTTCGAATATCCGATGTTCTCGGTGGGCTACGCCTTCCAGTTCGCCAACAGCGACCGCAACCCCATCGAGTACTGGGCGCCCCTGGACCTGGCCACCCACCTGGCCTACGCCAGCTTCGGCTACTCCCCCACCCGCTGGTACAACCTCAACGGCAGCGTGGGCTACGGCCCCTCGCGCGACCGCGACAACGACTGGCGCAACATCTGGCGCGTCAACGCCGGCATGGACATCACCATGAAAGAGCGGTTAAAGCTCTCTATCAAGTACTCCTACTTCAGTACCCCCACCTATAACCTCAATGAAGCATGGGCCAGCATAAGTTATATATTCTAA
- a CDS encoding glycosyl hydrolase — MGQHKLYILRGTPGESRKIPLASTLLAALALALVLLAGPARPAMGQTGRPTDRLTAWIAYWDLPRGMAEWRAHPGLFDTVRVFAASFNDKDQPYLAPEWEALFHGDVEHAFGRTPAFLTVVNDLTPPSGKNAKLKDPALVKRLVSTPAARAAHGDALIALAKRSRFAGLEIDYENIAADDWPAFLDFIRELYQRTSQQGLALSVLLQPQARYLGKPLPVGPQYLLMGYNLFGSHSGPGPKATPAFLADQANALRAIGALSATGLALSTGGFDWTEGKSAVQLDETAAATLLARKKVPSTRSAPDGYLVSQYRDAEGKSHEIWHADAQTLSTLWQAARAAGFSRLAIWRLGGNAPGLFDWLQSLK; from the coding sequence ATGGGCCAGCATAAGTTATATATTCTAAGGGGAACTCCCGGCGAAAGCCGGAAAATCCCCCTCGCGTCGACCCTTCTTGCCGCGCTGGCCCTGGCCCTTGTCCTTCTGGCCGGGCCGGCCCGGCCGGCCATGGGCCAGACCGGACGGCCCACTGACAGGCTCACGGCCTGGATTGCCTACTGGGACCTGCCCCGGGGCATGGCCGAATGGCGGGCGCATCCCGGGCTTTTCGACACGGTGCGGGTCTTTGCCGCGTCGTTTAACGACAAGGATCAGCCGTACCTGGCCCCGGAATGGGAAGCGCTCTTCCACGGCGACGTGGAGCACGCCTTCGGCCGCACCCCGGCCTTTTTGACCGTGGTCAACGACCTGACTCCGCCCTCGGGCAAAAACGCCAAACTCAAGGACCCGGCGCTGGTCAAGCGGCTGGTCTCCACCCCGGCCGCCCGGGCGGCCCATGGCGACGCCCTGATCGCCCTGGCCAAACGCTCCCGTTTCGCGGGCCTCGAAATCGATTACGAAAATATCGCAGCCGATGACTGGCCGGCCTTCCTGGACTTCATCCGGGAGCTCTACCAGCGCACCAGCCAGCAAGGACTCGCCCTGTCCGTGCTGCTCCAGCCCCAGGCCCGCTACCTCGGCAAGCCGCTGCCCGTCGGCCCCCAATACCTGCTCATGGGCTACAACCTCTTCGGCTCCCACTCCGGCCCCGGCCCCAAGGCCACCCCGGCCTTCCTGGCCGATCAGGCGAACGCGCTGCGCGCCATCGGGGCGCTTTCCGCCACGGGGCTGGCGCTGTCCACCGGCGGCTTCGACTGGACCGAAGGCAAATCCGCCGTCCAACTCGACGAAACCGCCGCCGCGACCTTGCTGGCCCGCAAGAAAGTCCCCTCCACACGCTCCGCCCCCGACGGCTACCTCGTCAGCCAATACCGCGACGCCGAGGGCAAATCCCACGAGATCTGGCACGCCGACGCCCAAACCCTGTCCACCCTGTGGCAGGCCGCCCGCGCCGCCGGTTTTTCCCGCCTGGCCATCTGGCGCCTCGGCGGCAACGCCCCGGGCCTGTTCGACTGGCTGCAAAGTTTGAAGTGA